The following are encoded in a window of Nitrospira sp. genomic DNA:
- a CDS encoding YkgJ family cysteine cluster protein, whose product MTERYDISLNTPAGQLTSAVDVPTGFVPVSAIVPMMRRLGEEAQALEERRSREAGRAISCQKGCAACCRMLVPVSAPEAFALRAYVQTLPEAEQTRLTQRLAVTRTALLARGLWNNLIEMGESTKPPDDTALEPINRAYYALRLPCAFLDQDICTIYEHRPAACRELLVTSPAEWCQDPAEHPIDALPVPVRIGPVLSLLWGELTEQPPTLIPLATALDWAARHEQENQPRWQGTHILDRALDKVWRFLSQAFQQKE is encoded by the coding sequence ATGACCGAACGATACGACATCTCTCTGAACACCCCGGCGGGACAACTCACCAGTGCGGTCGATGTGCCCACTGGCTTCGTGCCGGTCTCGGCGATCGTGCCGATGATGCGGCGGCTGGGAGAAGAAGCCCAGGCCCTGGAAGAGCGCCGAAGCCGCGAGGCGGGACGTGCCATCTCATGCCAGAAAGGCTGCGCCGCCTGTTGCCGCATGCTCGTGCCGGTCTCAGCCCCCGAAGCCTTTGCGCTGCGCGCCTATGTGCAGACCTTGCCGGAAGCCGAACAGACCCGCCTGACTCAGCGGTTGGCCGTCACGCGGACGGCCCTGCTGGCCCGCGGACTCTGGAATAATTTGATCGAGATGGGTGAATCAACGAAGCCGCCTGACGACACGGCGCTGGAGCCGATCAATCGCGCCTATTATGCGCTGCGGCTCCCATGCGCATTTCTCGATCAGGACATCTGCACCATCTACGAGCACCGGCCGGCAGCCTGCCGCGAATTGCTGGTGACCTCACCGGCCGAGTGGTGCCAAGACCCGGCGGAACATCCCATTGATGCCTTGCCGGTTCCGGTGCGGATCGGGCCGGTCCTGAGTCTCTTGTGGGGCGAACTGACGGAGCAACCGCCGACGCTGATCCCCCTCGCGACCGCGCTCGATTGGGCCGCCCGTCATGAGCAGGAGAATCAGCCGCGCTGGCAGGGCACCCACATCCTCGATCGCGCGCTCGACAAAGTCTGGCGGTTCCTCAGCCAGGCGTTTCAACAGAAGGAATGA
- a CDS encoding YdcF family protein: MELTPFFFGLYKLVKYGVYPLTWILGLSGLVLLFAWLPFSSVRQRRLRLSAMALVTLLLILTSPLTAHVLVAALEGEHLQSGLPGPIANGTIVVLGGGLRDAGSLRPGVELTEESMRQTVCGADLYRHGIAPSLLVTGGDARVFGAGPAEATVLKEFATRLGVPATAIITEDQARTTYENATRTKTLLGDRTSIILVTSATHMPRAAALFRAQGFDVIPFPCGFHARNRVTDGWDTLSIFDVLPATWAFREVSEAIEELAGIAVYRLAGKL, translated from the coding sequence ATGGAACTGACCCCATTTTTCTTCGGCCTCTATAAGCTCGTCAAGTATGGTGTCTATCCCCTGACCTGGATCCTCGGTCTCTCGGGACTGGTCCTGCTCTTCGCCTGGCTTCCCTTCTCCTCCGTACGACAGCGCCGCCTCCGCCTGAGCGCTATGGCTCTGGTCACCCTGCTCCTCATCCTCACGTCTCCACTGACTGCGCACGTGCTTGTAGCCGCGCTGGAAGGCGAACACCTTCAGTCAGGCCTTCCGGGGCCAATCGCGAACGGCACCATCGTGGTGTTGGGTGGCGGACTGCGAGACGCCGGCTCGCTACGCCCCGGGGTCGAACTGACGGAAGAATCCATGCGGCAAACGGTCTGCGGCGCCGATCTCTACCGTCATGGCATCGCCCCATCGCTGCTTGTGACCGGCGGAGACGCCCGCGTATTTGGGGCAGGGCCGGCCGAGGCGACGGTCCTGAAAGAATTTGCCACCCGCCTCGGAGTCCCCGCAACCGCTATCATCACAGAAGACCAGGCCCGGACAACCTACGAAAATGCCACAAGAACGAAAACGCTCCTCGGCGACCGCACATCGATAATCCTGGTCACCTCCGCAACCCATATGCCAAGAGCGGCGGCGCTATTCCGCGCGCAAGGATTCGACGTCATCCCCTTCCCTTGCGGATTTCATGCAAGAAACCGGGTCACGGATGGCTGGGACACCCTCTCCATTTTCGATGTGCTTCCCGCCACATGGGCCTTCCGGGAAGTATCAGAAGCGATCGAGGAACTCGCCGGCATCGCCGTCTACCGGCTCGCGGGAAAGCTCTGA
- a CDS encoding EVE domain-containing protein, whose protein sequence is MKSEPLVFSIEDLARAPKRTTSWDGVRNYQARNFMRAMQPGDQVFFYHSNANPPAIVGIAEVTATAYPDPTQFERRHKHFDPASDPKAPRWDMVDIRYVRTFDAPISLDSLRMERALAGMALLQKGSRLSVQPVTKGEWEYILKLANG, encoded by the coding sequence ATGAAATCAGAACCGTTGGTGTTTTCGATCGAGGACCTGGCGCGGGCGCCGAAGCGCACGACCTCGTGGGATGGGGTACGGAACTACCAAGCCAGAAATTTCATGCGGGCGATGCAGCCGGGCGATCAGGTGTTCTTCTACCACAGTAACGCGAATCCTCCGGCTATCGTGGGAATCGCGGAGGTCACGGCTACGGCGTATCCCGATCCGACCCAGTTCGAGCGGCGCCACAAGCATTTCGATCCTGCCAGCGATCCCAAGGCACCCCGGTGGGACATGGTCGACATCCGCTATGTCCGGACCTTTGATGCGCCGATTTCTCTCGACTCCCTGCGAATGGAGAGGGCGCTCGCGGGGATGGCGTTGTTGCAGAAAGGTTCTCGATTGTCGGTTCAGCCGGTCACGAAAGGGGAGTGGGAATACATTCTGAAGCTGGCCAACGGGTGA
- a CDS encoding ImmA/IrrE family metallo-endopeptidase: MIRIPTRVVLPFGYQISIRQLTDTEMDKRDANADGIWDDDNRTIYIRKRLPMTRRRYILAHELGHAWLDWQHRHLDEGKAST; the protein is encoded by the coding sequence ATGATACGAATTCCGACGAGAGTCGTCCTCCCCTTCGGCTATCAAATTTCAATCCGCCAGCTGACGGATACTGAAATGGATAAGCGCGATGCCAACGCCGATGGCATCTGGGATGACGACAACAGAACGATTTATATTCGAAAGCGCCTCCCGATGACCAGGCGCCGCTATATCCTCGCGCACGAACTCGGACATGCCTGGCTGGACTGGCAACATCGACATCTCGACGAAGGAAAGGCGAGCACCTGA
- the ricT gene encoding regulatory iron-sulfur-containing complex subunit RicT: MNQVTIDEMVKAYPQSVRLTEVKIRDRGEVKKLDAGDLPLRVGDRVLLEADGEVTYGVVYTAPYATPFIPPMRVLKPILRKANGEDAALVSRLERLSHEAMAYCRAKASEMKLRLKLVEVYGALQRRQLTFVYTADDRIDFRELVRDLARRFGGRIEMRQVGVREEARRLGGLDTCGLVLCCTSFLTEVKPVTVKQARTMGLQVEDPRLLGVCGRLKCCLMFEMMDAQGAVSQPAQKLITPSRSTPPVRSS; encoded by the coding sequence ATGAATCAGGTCACAATCGACGAGATGGTAAAGGCCTACCCCCAATCGGTCCGGTTGACCGAAGTGAAGATCCGGGATCGCGGGGAGGTCAAAAAGCTTGACGCCGGGGATTTGCCTTTGCGGGTCGGCGACCGTGTGTTGCTCGAAGCCGACGGCGAAGTGACCTACGGTGTGGTGTACACCGCGCCTTACGCGACTCCGTTTATTCCGCCCATGCGCGTATTGAAGCCGATTCTGCGCAAGGCAAACGGGGAAGATGCTGCGCTCGTGTCACGGCTTGAGCGGCTCTCTCACGAGGCCATGGCGTATTGCCGGGCGAAGGCCAGTGAGATGAAGCTTCGGTTGAAGCTGGTCGAGGTCTATGGCGCGCTCCAGCGCCGGCAACTGACCTTCGTATATACCGCAGACGATCGTATCGATTTCCGCGAGCTCGTGCGTGACCTGGCCAGGCGTTTTGGCGGCCGGATCGAAATGCGCCAGGTAGGTGTCCGGGAGGAAGCCCGGCGACTCGGCGGACTCGATACATGCGGACTGGTACTCTGTTGCACCAGCTTTCTGACAGAGGTCAAGCCGGTGACCGTGAAGCAGGCGAGAACAATGGGGCTGCAGGTCGAAGATCCCCGGCTGCTCGGCGTCTGCGGACGATTGAAATGTTGCCTCATGTTCGAGATGATGGATGCGCAGGGTGCCGTCTCTCAGCCGGCCCAGAAACTCATCACTCCCTCGCGATCGACCCCGCCCGTTCGATCTTCCTAG
- a CDS encoding DUF1264 domain-containing protein, which yields MKKGLLVMIAVTAIGCAGVAPQKAISGEPKSPVEGFDIHVQAPHLMANGEPGGPFHHYCKGISDKILQCLLFDSTDPKAKLVAIEYFVSKDLTRKLPAIQWHRHFHDHKVEIATGRVQILDMPADQAAKVAEVAAGTDGVIYHLWQHGLEFPDGTVSFPQSLGHKFPGHSDK from the coding sequence ATGAAAAAAGGATTGTTAGTCATGATTGCGGTGACGGCCATCGGCTGTGCCGGAGTGGCGCCGCAGAAGGCGATAAGCGGGGAACCGAAGTCGCCGGTTGAAGGGTTCGACATCCATGTACAGGCTCCTCATTTGATGGCAAACGGGGAACCGGGCGGACCGTTCCATCACTATTGCAAAGGCATATCGGACAAGATTCTTCAATGTCTTCTGTTCGACTCCACAGATCCCAAGGCGAAGCTCGTCGCGATTGAGTATTTCGTCTCAAAAGATCTGACCAGAAAGTTGCCAGCCATCCAGTGGCACCGTCATTTCCACGATCATAAGGTCGAGATTGCCACGGGCCGCGTGCAGATTCTCGACATGCCGGCCGATCAAGCCGCGAAGGTGGCCGAAGTGGCCGCCGGGACCGATGGCGTGATCTATCATCTGTGGCAGCATGGGCTGGAATTCCCGGACGGCACGGTGAGCTTCCCGCAGTCACTCGGGCACAAGTTCCCTGGGCATTCAGACAAGTAG
- a CDS encoding cytochrome c, protein MMAQGCRHWVLLGLSIMVMIGQAPAVASATEAAVLKPRVPADKIDEARTWINPFEATPENIDKGRALFQGKAFCVTCHGKEGKGLGDIPGLVGKLPRNFTDKIWQAARTDGELIWILKNGSPGTDMASFVPLVLTEEEAWHVLLYVRSFGQP, encoded by the coding sequence ATGATGGCGCAGGGTTGTCGACATTGGGTGTTGCTGGGTCTGTCTATCATGGTCATGATCGGACAAGCTCCCGCGGTGGCGTCCGCCACTGAGGCGGCGGTGCTCAAGCCCCGGGTGCCGGCCGATAAGATTGATGAGGCCAGAACATGGATCAATCCGTTTGAAGCGACGCCTGAGAATATCGACAAGGGGCGGGCCTTGTTTCAGGGCAAGGCGTTTTGCGTGACCTGTCATGGGAAAGAGGGGAAGGGGTTGGGTGATATTCCTGGCCTTGTCGGCAAGCTCCCGCGCAATTTCACCGACAAGATTTGGCAGGCCGCCCGCACGGACGGTGAGCTCATCTGGATTCTCAAGAATGGGAGCCCGGGGACCGATATGGCTTCATTTGTTCCCCTGGTTCTCACCGAAGAAGAAGCCTGGCATGTCCTGCTGTATGTGCGATCCTTCGGGCAGCCCTAA
- a CDS encoding YkgJ family cysteine cluster protein, whose protein sequence is MSNRPTPITSLSSLPEKTSRWFERAAAALLEQLPCRQGCCHCCIGTFPVTILDQQQLQEGLARLPHAQRQSIQQNAQTQVTAIEARFPRLSSSPMLDNWPDRLTEQLAEEFQDLPCPALTSEGDCAVYAFRPLTCRSMGIPPDQDGYVEGACDIQTAIPIIRLSSPFREEEDRLAGEESQQLTALHRMQQCQGEELLLPYAFLPKKHPLAHLHTA, encoded by the coding sequence GTGTCGAATCGACCGACCCCGATCACCAGCCTCTCCTCGCTCCCTGAAAAAACCTCACGATGGTTCGAACGAGCCGCGGCAGCCCTCTTAGAACAGCTGCCCTGCCGTCAGGGCTGCTGCCATTGCTGCATCGGCACGTTTCCCGTCACGATTCTCGATCAGCAGCAGCTTCAAGAAGGACTTGCCCGGCTTCCGCACGCACAACGCCAGTCCATCCAACAGAATGCTCAGACTCAGGTGACGGCAATCGAAGCTCGTTTTCCCCGCCTCTCTTCGTCACCGATGCTGGACAACTGGCCCGACCGTCTCACCGAGCAACTGGCTGAAGAGTTCCAGGATCTGCCTTGCCCCGCGCTCACCTCCGAGGGGGACTGCGCAGTCTACGCCTTTCGGCCGCTCACCTGTCGCTCGATGGGTATCCCTCCGGACCAGGACGGATACGTCGAAGGCGCCTGCGACATCCAAACCGCTATCCCGATCATTCGCCTGTCTTCTCCATTTCGAGAAGAAGAAGACCGGCTGGCCGGAGAAGAGTCTCAACAACTGACCGCGCTGCACCGAATGCAGCAATGCCAGGGAGAAGAGCTCCTACTCCCCTATGCCTTCCTCCCCAAAAAACACCCTCTCGCCCATCTTCACACCGCCTAG
- a CDS encoding HU family DNA-binding protein: MAKSMTKSQIADYMAQKAGMTKKAAVQMMDDFAALAYREAKNVFTVPGIGKLVLANRKARMGRNPQTGEPIKIPAKRVVKFRVAKVAKDAILGKK, translated from the coding sequence ATGGCAAAATCAATGACGAAGTCGCAGATCGCTGACTACATGGCCCAAAAAGCCGGTATGACCAAGAAGGCCGCTGTCCAAATGATGGACGATTTTGCCGCCTTGGCCTATCGTGAAGCAAAGAACGTCTTCACGGTGCCTGGCATCGGCAAGTTGGTGTTGGCGAACCGCAAAGCCCGGATGGGCCGGAACCCACAGACCGGTGAGCCGATCAAGATCCCGGCCAAGCGGGTGGTGAAGTTCCGCGTCGCGAAGGTGGCCAAGGACGCAATCCTCGGAAAGAAGTAA
- a CDS encoding MoaD/ThiS family protein, translating into MVTITLTGQLQTADGERDMACEIPTSLTVRQVIQRQGFQLRHLLQLLREKKVLVTINKRIASEDSLVQDGDAIRLVGHDGMGGSGLAPSHS; encoded by the coding sequence ATGGTCACCATTACCCTGACCGGGCAACTACAAACAGCCGACGGCGAGCGAGACATGGCCTGCGAGATTCCCACCTCGCTCACTGTTCGGCAAGTCATTCAACGCCAAGGCTTTCAACTCCGACACTTACTGCAACTGCTGCGAGAAAAGAAAGTGCTGGTCACAATCAATAAGCGCATCGCGAGCGAAGACTCTCTCGTGCAAGATGGCGACGCGATCAGGCTGGTCGGCCATGACGGCATGGGCGGGAGCGGTCTGGCACCCTCGCATTCCTGA
- the rfbC gene encoding dTDP-4-dehydrorhamnose 3,5-epimerase, which produces MQVSATPLEGLLVIETTLWRDARGAFVETYHQERYRDAGIGAAFVQDNFSWSQANVLRGLHYQLSRPQGKLVMVVEGRVFDVAVDIRKGSPTFGHWNGVELSAENGRQLYIPPGYAHGFCVLSERAGFMYRCTDYYDPSDERGIRWNDPQLAIDWPAVNPLVSQKDQAYKTLAEMQAELPQWTAAR; this is translated from the coding sequence ATGCAGGTTAGCGCGACGCCGCTGGAAGGTCTCCTGGTGATCGAAACGACGCTCTGGCGCGATGCGCGCGGGGCCTTCGTGGAAACCTATCATCAGGAGCGCTATCGAGACGCGGGTATCGGCGCGGCGTTTGTGCAGGACAATTTTTCCTGGTCGCAGGCGAATGTGTTGCGGGGTTTGCACTATCAGCTCAGTCGTCCACAAGGGAAGCTCGTGATGGTCGTGGAGGGGCGGGTGTTCGACGTGGCGGTCGACATTCGGAAAGGATCGCCGACGTTTGGCCACTGGAATGGCGTCGAATTGTCGGCCGAGAACGGCCGGCAGCTCTATATTCCACCAGGCTATGCCCACGGGTTTTGTGTGTTGAGCGAGCGGGCCGGATTCATGTATCGGTGCACGGACTACTATGATCCATCGGACGAACGGGGCATTCGATGGAATGATCCGCAGCTGGCGATCGATTGGCCGGCCGTGAATCCTCTGGTATCCCAGAAAGATCAAGCCTATAAGACGCTGGCCGAGATGCAGGCCGAGCTTCCCCAGTGGACCGCCGCGCGGTAA
- a CDS encoding rubrerythrin family protein — protein sequence MGKSLKGTKSHDNLKGAFAGESQANRRYLYFARRADIEGYPDVGGLFRDTSEAETGHAFGHLDFLKEVGDPATGVPIGNTEANLKSAIEGETYEYTQMYPGMAKTARDEGFAELAEWFETLAKAERSHANRFQKGLDSLKQG from the coding sequence ATGGGGAAAAGTTTGAAGGGGACCAAGAGCCACGATAATTTGAAGGGCGCATTTGCCGGCGAATCGCAGGCCAATCGCCGTTATCTCTATTTTGCGCGCCGTGCCGACATCGAAGGTTATCCCGACGTCGGCGGACTGTTTCGCGATACCTCAGAGGCCGAGACCGGCCATGCCTTCGGCCATCTCGATTTCTTGAAGGAAGTCGGCGATCCGGCCACCGGAGTGCCGATCGGCAATACCGAAGCCAACCTCAAGTCGGCGATCGAAGGGGAAACCTACGAATATACCCAGATGTATCCCGGCATGGCCAAGACCGCGCGGGATGAAGGATTCGCCGAACTCGCCGAATGGTTCGAGACGCTGGCCAAAGCCGAGCGCTCGCACGCCAACCGGTTCCAGAAGGGTCTCGATAGCTTGAAGCAAGGCTAA
- a CDS encoding heterodisulfide reductase-related iron-sulfur binding cluster — MKGLSLIQPVDSAQLAKDTLRIYEICDGCRRCFNLCPSFNTLLDGIDRHDGHVEKVMSAEHQRVVDECYYCKLCYNHCPYTPPHQYALDFPKLMVLWKQRYAAERGVRWRDWLLIQTDLIGRLSTISARLSNWALSLGGVRRLMEMTVGVHRDRKIMHFSTETFSRWFQRRPIPAPLPGPQKKVALFASCLVNYQASDVGKATVQVLEKNGVQVVVPEQQCCGMPSFDIGDTAAMQKAAQANLRSLLPWVEQGYDVVVPVPSCSLMLKREYPELLGGEEPKKVSARTFDVCEYLMKLKREGALAMDFVSNPGRVAYQIPCHLRDQNIGFKSKELMECAGAQVEVIEKCSGHDGSWSAKTEFFPLSMTIAKKAVRAIEQTPADLVASDCPLAGLQLDQAGATGHVGGTATKHPIQIVRDAYGLPS; from the coding sequence GTGAAAGGCCTAAGTCTGATCCAGCCGGTTGATTCCGCTCAGCTTGCGAAAGATACGTTGCGCATCTATGAGATTTGCGACGGCTGCCGCCGCTGTTTCAATCTGTGCCCGTCCTTTAATACTCTCCTCGACGGGATTGACCGGCATGACGGCCATGTTGAGAAGGTGATGTCGGCCGAGCATCAGCGGGTGGTGGATGAGTGCTACTACTGCAAGCTTTGTTATAACCATTGCCCCTACACGCCGCCGCATCAGTACGCGTTGGATTTCCCGAAGCTCATGGTGCTGTGGAAGCAGCGGTATGCCGCCGAACGGGGCGTGCGCTGGCGGGATTGGCTGCTGATCCAGACCGATCTCATTGGACGGCTCTCGACGATCTCAGCCCGGCTCTCCAATTGGGCATTGAGCCTTGGGGGCGTGCGCCGGCTCATGGAAATGACGGTAGGAGTTCATCGCGACCGAAAGATCATGCATTTTTCAACGGAGACGTTTTCACGTTGGTTTCAGCGCCGTCCGATACCCGCGCCGCTGCCGGGGCCGCAAAAGAAAGTGGCGCTGTTTGCCAGTTGTTTGGTGAACTATCAGGCGTCCGATGTCGGGAAGGCCACGGTGCAGGTCTTGGAAAAGAACGGCGTTCAGGTGGTGGTGCCGGAGCAACAATGTTGCGGGATGCCCTCGTTCGATATCGGGGACACCGCCGCGATGCAGAAAGCGGCTCAGGCGAATCTCCGGTCGCTGCTCCCCTGGGTCGAACAGGGGTACGATGTCGTGGTGCCCGTGCCGAGTTGCAGCTTGATGTTGAAACGCGAGTATCCAGAGTTGCTTGGCGGTGAAGAGCCGAAGAAGGTTAGTGCGCGGACGTTCGATGTCTGCGAGTACCTCATGAAACTCAAGCGGGAAGGCGCGCTTGCCATGGATTTCGTCAGCAACCCAGGCCGGGTGGCCTATCAGATTCCTTGCCATCTTCGCGATCAGAATATTGGCTTCAAATCAAAGGAGCTGATGGAATGTGCCGGGGCGCAGGTTGAGGTGATTGAGAAATGCTCCGGCCACGACGGATCCTGGTCGGCAAAAACGGAATTCTTCCCGCTTTCAATGACCATTGCCAAGAAGGCGGTGCGCGCAATCGAGCAGACCCCGGCCGACCTTGTGGCGTCGGACTGTCCGTTAGCCGGGCTGCAATTGGATCAAGCCGGAGCGACGGGGCATGTGGGAGGGACCGCGACCAAGCACCCGATACAGATCGTTCGCGATGCCTACGGGCTGCCGTCATGA
- a CDS encoding DUF3501 family protein, with protein MNALISSDIIPYADYERQREGFRARIIELKQRRRISVGPLITLVFENRETLLFQIQEMIRVEQIFDPAKVQEELDVYNALLPGTAELSATLLIEITDDARMKEWLDAFMGLDHGRKVAITIGGERLYAEFEGGHSHETKISAVHFVRFLVPPSVKDVLADLRVPVTLSVHHGVYQADAPVPGSMREEWLRDLEG; from the coding sequence ATGAATGCGTTGATCTCCAGCGATATTATTCCGTATGCCGACTACGAGCGGCAACGCGAAGGGTTTCGTGCCCGTATTATTGAGTTGAAGCAGCGGCGGCGGATCTCGGTCGGGCCTCTGATCACGCTGGTGTTTGAAAATCGAGAGACGCTCCTGTTTCAGATCCAGGAAATGATTCGCGTCGAGCAGATCTTTGATCCGGCCAAAGTCCAGGAAGAGCTGGATGTGTACAATGCCTTGCTTCCTGGAACGGCCGAGTTGAGCGCGACACTGTTGATCGAAATCACCGACGACGCCAGAATGAAAGAATGGCTCGATGCCTTCATGGGGTTGGATCATGGGCGGAAGGTGGCGATCACCATCGGCGGGGAGCGTCTCTACGCCGAGTTCGAAGGCGGCCATAGCCACGAGACGAAAATCAGCGCCGTGCATTTCGTGCGCTTCCTGGTGCCGCCCTCGGTAAAGGACGTGCTGGCGGATTTGCGTGTGCCGGTGACACTCTCCGTGCACCACGGTGTGTATCAGGCGGACGCGCCGGTTCCCGGCAGCATGCGTGAAGAATGGCTCAGGGATCTGGAGGGGTAA
- a CDS encoding 6-carboxytetrahydropterin synthase: MPSVLLTKRIEFAAAHRYIKPEWDEAKNRAVFGPCYNAPAHGHNYMLEVTVSGEVDPKTGMVINLFDLKQVLLAVIEEFDHMNFNLDLPYFRDRIPTSENIARVLWTKLAAQSDIGTLDTIRLYEDEDLYAEITASGGLDAASVTRRYSFTALLDGLQGHTWDCFVSVHGGIDPVTGMVTDIGALDRLVQEKVVQPFDGHHLGQVLGVTRLSAEQLAKAIWDRLVSPLPGGKLQNVRLVQTRDLVFDYAD; the protein is encoded by the coding sequence ATGCCATCTGTCTTATTGACCAAACGAATCGAATTCGCCGCCGCTCACCGCTATATCAAGCCCGAGTGGGATGAGGCGAAGAACCGCGCCGTCTTCGGCCCCTGCTATAACGCGCCTGCGCACGGGCACAATTACATGCTGGAAGTCACCGTCTCCGGCGAGGTGGATCCCAAGACCGGCATGGTCATCAACTTGTTCGACCTGAAGCAGGTGCTGCTCGCGGTGATCGAAGAATTCGATCATATGAACTTCAACCTCGACCTGCCCTATTTTCGCGACCGGATCCCGACGTCGGAGAACATCGCGCGCGTCCTCTGGACAAAGCTGGCCGCGCAATCGGATATCGGCACGTTGGATACTATTCGTCTCTACGAAGACGAGGATCTCTATGCGGAAATCACGGCGTCCGGCGGGCTTGATGCGGCCAGCGTCACCCGCCGGTATTCCTTTACGGCGTTGCTCGATGGCCTCCAGGGCCATACGTGGGATTGCTTCGTATCGGTCCATGGGGGCATCGATCCGGTCACCGGTATGGTGACGGATATTGGGGCGCTGGACCGTCTGGTGCAGGAGAAGGTGGTGCAGCCTTTCGATGGACATCACTTGGGGCAGGTCCTAGGGGTGACGAGGCTGTCGGCCGAGCAGCTTGCCAAGGCGATCTGGGATCGTCTCGTCAGCCCGCTGCCCGGCGGGAAGCTCCAGAATGTCCGCCTGGTACAGACCCGCGATCTAGTCTTCGACTACGCAGATTGA
- a CDS encoding nuclear transport factor 2 family protein, whose translation MKRAVCSVLLMLIGSTAWAADDEAAIRALLIDTAKTTSEFSRTRDSTAVLQFYSRDYMGIQDGEKETVETIQQWLAEYGAELDKGSPVRFIGEIYDIQIRLSGFMAWATYDYAFKMVRDGEIQGHDRGLCTAVLRKEVSSWFIQHEHCSKPRLAK comes from the coding sequence GTGAAACGAGCGGTTTGTAGTGTGCTGCTGATGCTCATTGGGAGTACTGCCTGGGCGGCAGACGATGAGGCGGCTATCCGCGCGCTCCTGATCGATACCGCAAAAACCACCAGTGAATTTTCACGGACTAGAGATTCTACCGCGGTCTTACAGTTTTACAGCAGAGACTATATGGGTATTCAGGATGGGGAGAAGGAAACGGTCGAGACTATTCAGCAATGGCTAGCCGAATATGGAGCCGAGCTGGATAAGGGCAGCCCGGTGCGCTTCATTGGCGAGATTTACGACATTCAGATCAGGCTCTCTGGCTTCATGGCGTGGGCAACCTACGACTATGCATTCAAGATGGTTCGTGACGGAGAGATTCAAGGTCATGATCGCGGTCTCTGTACTGCCGTCTTGCGCAAGGAAGTCAGCAGTTGGTTTATCCAGCACGAGCACTGCTCCAAACCACGGCTTGCGAAATAG
- a CDS encoding phosphatase PAP2 family protein has protein sequence MINAFDQSITLFVNQYAGRSWLFDSLVVFLSDQDFLKGGVALSFFWLAWFQTGGNVTDNRRRLLAMLVACTVALTLGQILQVGLPFRLRPLHTPELAFTLPLTLPPKSLDGWSSLPSDHATLFFAISTGLMYVSRSLGLWSLTHTIVVVCLPRLYLGLHFASDLIVGALIGMAASYLFCSREYGANAVQYILDWGKRFPAALHAGLFLTTLEFSALFNDIRAVAVFALATAKALIGR, from the coding sequence ATGATCAATGCGTTTGACCAATCGATCACGCTTTTTGTAAACCAGTATGCTGGACGTTCGTGGCTGTTCGATTCACTTGTCGTCTTCCTGTCCGACCAAGACTTCCTGAAGGGAGGGGTCGCGCTGTCATTTTTTTGGCTTGCTTGGTTCCAAACCGGCGGGAATGTTACCGATAACCGACGACGACTGCTTGCCATGCTAGTGGCGTGCACCGTGGCCCTTACACTCGGGCAGATTCTCCAAGTGGGACTGCCGTTCCGCCTCCGTCCACTTCACACTCCGGAACTGGCGTTCACCTTACCTCTCACGCTGCCTCCCAAAAGCTTGGACGGATGGAGTTCGCTCCCAAGCGATCATGCCACGCTCTTTTTCGCGATCTCTACGGGGCTCATGTATGTCTCACGTTCCCTTGGCCTGTGGTCGTTGACTCACACCATCGTCGTCGTGTGCCTCCCGCGCTTATACCTTGGGCTGCACTTTGCCAGTGACCTGATCGTTGGAGCCCTCATTGGAATGGCAGCAAGCTACCTATTCTGCTCCCGAGAATATGGCGCCAACGCTGTTCAATACATTCTCGACTGGGGAAAACGGTTTCCCGCCGCTCTGCACGCCGGGCTGTTTCTTACAACGTTAGAGTTCTCGGCGCTATTTAATGATATTCGGGCCGTTGCGGTCTTTGCCCTCGCAACGGCAAAAGCCCTCATCGGCCGGTAA